TTGTTGTTATCGGCGTAATGCCAGACAGCAAGCATCCCGGCGCCTATGTACGCCAGGCAAGCGATGAAATCGCCGGCCGCGGGTATGAAGGAGACCAACAGCCCGACCAGTCCGGCAATGACGCCCACGAGAAGAATGGATTGCGTTTTATTCGGCATCGCGAAAAAGAGATCAATGAAAAGGGAAGAACGAATACGCAGAAAACCGGGGCCTTTTGACTGCACATGGGGTACATAGGCCACGCAGGGAGTACGCCAGCACTCTGCCTAATGGAGTATAGCGGAATTTTTAATCTTTCGCCATACGCTGACGCCCTGCCGGACGATCCATAAGCGAGATAATGGCGCACACCAGAAAATACCCTGCTACACAGCCAAACACAGCGCCCGTGAGCGCCCTGCTCCACGGCGTGTTGGTCCATAATCCGACGATATCACCACCCCAGTCCGTAGCCAGAATGATCAGACTTCCCGCAACGAGGTATTTTGCGTGACGTTCTATCCAGGAATTCCACGGCCTCAAACTCAAGGCCAGAAAAGGCGCCGCCGCCAGCGCCGCATACATACCGAAACAGCGGTCGCACGCAGCAAGCTGTACGCCCTGAATGTGAGGGGAACGGCCCGGAATCTGATGACATATCTCCGAAAACCCCAGCATAATCACGTGCCGCAGACTTTCGCCCACGAACGGCGG
This DNA window, taken from Bacteroidetes bacterium SB0662_bin_6, encodes the following:
- a CDS encoding DUF2085 domain-containing protein translates to MSNEGSTFQRMNRKDRRWAGWILAAGFVWMVFGLAMAPPFVGESLRHVIMLGFSEICHQIPGRSPHIQGVQLAACDRCFGMYAALAAAPFLALSLRPWNSWIERHAKYLVAGSLIILATDWGGDIVGLWTNTPWSRALTGAVFGCVAGYFLVCAIISLMDRPAGRQRMAKD